A region of the Larimichthys crocea isolate SSNF chromosome XVIII, L_crocea_2.0, whole genome shotgun sequence genome:
TTGCAGAGGGTGGGGATCTCCTACGGGACTGAGGATGTACTCTGGGGGTGTGAGAGACGCCAGGGGGTCAACAGGAGACATGTTCAGGTACTCTCCATTGGTAAGTTTTCCATCAGTACTCTCCACTGACATCTTAGTTCCGCACCACATCCGCATATAGCCGCTGTCCTCCAGAGAAACACTGCCAGGGGAGTCTGTGCGTGGGGCCAGCCCCACTGAAGAGGAGTGTGAACGGGGGTTGATGATCTGCTTTGGTGCTGAAACACACATGGGGCTCATGGGCATGTAGGGGTCATCCTTGGAACCTGATGTTTGATGTGCCACACCTGGCATCATGGGCATATAGCCACTGTCACCTTGGAGAACGTTGGTGCCAATCTGAACGTCCCTGTAATCCTCAGGATAGATCCCTTTAGGCGAGGCAGTGTGACACCTGCGAAAAGACTGACTTCCACTCGTGTAAGTAGCCCTCATAAGAGTATACTCATCCAGGGAGGCTGAAGATACCTGGGGGGGACCTCTGTGCTGGCGGGGAGTAGTGAGGGAGTATGTACGCTTTCGGTAAGCCTTGTCCAGCTCTGGCAAACGACGGTAACCGTTCTGCTTCTGCCTCTCCATCAACATGTAGCCATCAAGCTCACTACCGTCCCGGGAGGGGGGAGTGTCGGCTTTGAGGGACTCAGGAGTGTTGCTACGGAGGGTGAGTGGTAACCTCAGGTCCCGTGCGTCCGCAGGGCTAGAGCCAAACTCCTCGCATGATATAAAACCAGCATCACTCGGGGAGCCTGAGAAGGAGGCACTGCAGCTGGAAGGGCGAGGGGCACTGCTGTCTGGGCAGGATGACAGATTTCCAGGGCTGGTGGTGGCCATGGGTGGGGAACGAGACAGTGGCATAGACATGGACTTACTGTGCTGGAGGGAAGAAGATTCAAATGTCCGACATGGGCGTGCTGTAATGGTGTGAGATCTGCTCAGCAGGGTCCTGTGGACCCCTGGGCTTAGGGGGCTGCCAGTCACTGACATGGGGCGTGCCATGGTGCCATCTCCCTCGCTGGCCGTGCGTATTCGGCAGGAGGAAAATTTGCTCACAGGAGAGGTGGCAACCATGCTGTCAGTGCGCGACCGCCGGGGAAGCCCGGTCTGACTGGGGGGAAGATTGTTCAGGTGCCGCCTTGTAGGCACAGAGATGGGGTTTGTGCCAGATGACTGGCTTTTGCTGCGCGGACGGAATTCCGACAGCTCCTTCATGGCTTTCATCGCCTCCAAGATAGTTTCATGGATATTTTGCGCCACCACAGAGTCATCAGCCTGCATCCATAACTCTCCGGGACCCGTGGCTGCAGATCGACCAACCTCAATGAAGAAAAAGCTGTCAGAGTGGCCGCACCTCCGGATATTCATCAGCTGTAAAATGACGGAGGCAACCTCCGAGTTCAGCTTGACAAAGCTGATAGTCCGGCTGGAGAGACACAGCCTGTACACTCCGGTCAAATTCCTGCTTTGCCCCAGGCCTTTGGATTTCAGATTGACTTGCCATACCTCCTTGTAGGCGGCGGAAACCGGCGTTATTACACCATAGCTCGCCTCGTCGAAGCCAACCAGCGAGGACGCAGAGTTGGACGCCGATCCGTCGTATACTTTCCCCTCTGCCATTAAATCCGTCAGCACCCGGTACCagctctcctgctcctgctcgtTTTCCGCCGCCACGGCGAAATACTCGTCCTTGGTATAAAGAGCAATAAGATATTTGTGTTTCGCGTCCGCTCTCTTGTTGATATTGAGACAGCAGTCCAGAGGAATAACTCTCTTGGCGACcgatttgtttttccatttcttctcGCTCTCGTAGTACTCCAGGCGCGCAGGGAAACCTTCGCTCGGCTctctcaaaacaaaaaagcgCTTGTGTCCGTGTTTCTGCTTCTTTAGATATCCACATTTCTTGATATTGTTGTTGCTCGTAGTACGGGGCGATAACGGCTGATCTCCCGTGTTTGGCGGACTCGCCATTCTCGTGTCCTTTTTCCTCCCGGCTTATCAGACACAATGCCTCCTTTCCCCCAGTGTTGCTCAAAGAAACGACGCGCGtaatttctcctcctccttctccttcttcttcttcttttttttttttggttgcctTAATCCTCCTTCTTTTATTTCCAGTGCGTTCGTCTTCTCCAAAAGCTGagcaataaataacacatgTCTGCTGATAGTGTCCGGActaagaaggaggaggagagggggggagaaacAACATGTGACGATCTACACATCCAGCTctgctttagaaaaaaaagagaaacgaggaggagggggggaggagaaaaagaaaaaaatacacacaccgACGGTGGGCGGTGCGCTCTCAGCTCATTGGGCTTATTGGTGGAAACGGGATGAATGCTGGAGTGAGGTGttcaaaggagagagaggagagagaggagaggaagcccTCCTACTATTACTCTGCCCTCTTCCGACTCATTTGAGCGTAGTCAGTCAGGACCGGAGTTTTATTTATAGCAGCTCTGGTCCTGTGATCCAACATTTGACTAccgtgattttttatttatttatcatcaaTCTAAATATATTAAACTACTTGTTCTCGACCTATAAAGCCTCACATGTGCGTCATTTAAGGATTATAAAACGCGTTCAAATAACCACATGGGAATTATTATTTCCCCTCCATCCTTTTTacgctcttctttttttattcccatGGTTTATTCTTATGTTtcgcccccctctctctcaaaccCTTGTCTATATTTTAACGTGACTGTAGAGGGAGTCCttccagtcctcctcctcctcctcctgctctctccccAACTGGTAAACAAGCATCACCTAGTCgagactgcagctctgtcacAGGAATTTGATATTCCCTCTGCGTCTGCCTCAGCCAGAATACATTCACGGTGTCCAAGCGGGATTATTTTAGccccttcttttccttttttgggggggttcaTAGAAAGCACCGACGTGTTCGTGATAAACTACAAGAACcagaggaagagtgtgtgtggttttttttattgCGTAACGCGTAATTGCCTAGAGCTCTCCGGATAGCTGCTCAGTTACAGCCCGTTTCCGATCTGCGGCTTCCCATTCAGAAATAGTGTAGCGGCAGATCAGGATGACAACATATGTCCAGAAATGTCTCAGGTTACAGTAAATCCtcatctacaaaaaaaaaacaccaccccTCCTGTCAGCGAAATAGGATGAATGACCCATATAaggttatataaaaaaataaaaaagatctgATATCATGATGACGCAAAACATTCTCCTGATCTCAATGCGTCAGCGGCTGGTAATGTGCGTAATGACGAGATGCCAGCTGGGTACCGCGGTGTGGTGgtgatgagagtgtgtgtgtagctcagAGCCAATAGCCTGCATGTTCTCTCGACTTCCTGAGGGAGTGAGACTCAGCTCTTCCTGTCCATCAGAGGCAGGCGTGGATGATGAAAACAGGTCACGGTGAACCAGGCGAATCAAACCCAGTCACGACTTTTCAATTATAACATGtacaaatgtaataattaatcGACACCACCTGCTGAGAATCAGTCATATCACTGATGTCTTAAGGTGATATTGAAAACCACCCCCCacctcactctcacacacacacacacacacacacacacacaccctctccaCTTCATATATCCATTTTCCTTCAGATCCCACAGTGCTGGCTCAGCATCAAACCAGCCTGTCCTCAGCAGCAAGGTCAATTACGATGCCCTGTGCGGGTCAATTATGCCACCAGAGGCAATGATTTGACTACTACCACCACGGAGAAGGAATCAAAAGTAGCAAATAAGCTTTAGCTTTAGTAGTGTTATGTgcatttgtatatatatttcttttcataATTTGACTGTTTATCTCAGCCTTGCTCAGCCTAATGTGCAATGAATGCATATTGATATTAATAGATGTTGCAGAGCTGGCTGCCTAAACCTCCCAAGGCTCGGATATCTCCCTGTAGGATAAGGAGGGTTCCCTGTCTTTTGATATTAGGTTTCCTCCATGACAGACGTGGGCTTTGGTGGAAACTTTCACACTCTCTGATAACTCCAGGCTGATAACATATAATGAGAATGTGCAGCTTTATCTAACATTTAGGGTATAAACGAGTCCCTGTGAAGAAGTCCACAGCAGCATGGCTTGTATGATACTGTGACCTGACACTGGGAAGATAAACAGAAAGCAGGGGGGAAGTGGGGGGATGTGTGAAGTGAAAGCAGGGGCACGAGGAGTGACTCTTTCTTTTTGCATAATGCAAATCAGCTGTCTATAAAATACCAATAAGGTGGGCGACTGTCCCATAAACTGTGCTGCTTGCAAACCCAATCTGGTTATGTCTGTGATACGTCCTTGCCCTTTTCTTAGGTAACTACATGAATATTTATCACCCTCCAATTTACACAGCATGGTGCATTAATTTACAAGTTAATTAAACGGCCATCTGAAGCTGATTTACAAGGAATAAATGGGCCCTCTCATCGTCTTCTGGTATGAACCCATTAAGTCTTTataggtttatttatttagagaaGAACTGGGGTGTAACTTTAAAGGTGCGTCCTACTAAATCTTTGGATTTATGTCCTTTCCTGGCGACGTTAAAGAATTTCAAACGATCAAAAAAGGgtttaataaacaaataaattgtCAAAAGTTCACTCACTAGCCTGTAGTGTTGGAGACCTAATCTCATTTAGGCTCTTAAGGCCAGCCTTCAGATACAAACAGCCCGTGTTTTCCCCATTTGCTGAGTCACAAGCACATAATGTCTCAGTCACCCGTTGCACTGTCACCGTGGGCGACGATTAGTTTCATAAGCTTTTATAAAACAGATTAGAATCGCTGATCTGATGAGATAAGATTAAGGACAAGCGGGCGGAGGGGTGGAGGTAAAGATTATACGCTCAGCCGTCGTCCACTCACTGCCACACATCAAATGAACAGCACAAACATGTGTTGTTGGCGtccaaacatcacacacactcttcaccCACCTCACCTCATTAGTCAAAGGCAAAACAGATTATGGTTGGAGCCTGGGACGTTTGATTCATATTATTGTACAAgtgttgttttgatgttttggatATGACTATCATCCTCATCCTGTTATTTACTGTCTGAGCAGGGgatatttttggtgttttttttgttgttgttgttgtgtcagaGCCTCAATTGGATTTAACACTTAAGTTAAATCTAATTGTTCTCTTCAGCAGCTCAAACAACATtcttaacattgttttatcagcTTTGTATTTCATTACCTTTGCAAATTTTACGAGAATTTCTtataatttttaatttatgacAGAAGCCCAGTTGTAAAACAGagttaaatgataaataaaaggATTTTAATATGTTAAATACGCATGACCTGAGTTAACccagttttttaaacactgtACATAACTATACAATACATTATTGTCACCATATATTTTGTTATACTTTTCTACATGTTGGGTTTTAATGGTAAATAATCTGTTTTGCCTTTGGCTTATGAAGGGgaggtgcagtggttagcactgtcgcctcacagcaagaaggttgcTGGTTCGAACCTCAGCTGGAGGCCTTTCTgtctccccgtgtctgtgtgggttctttctgggtact
Encoded here:
- the irs2b gene encoding insulin receptor substrate 2 encodes the protein MASPPNTGDQPLSPRTTSNNNIKKCGYLKKQKHGHKRFFVLREPSEGFPARLEYYESEKKWKNKSVAKRVIPLDCCLNINKRADAKHKYLIALYTKDEYFAVAAENEQEQESWYRVLTDLMAEGKVYDGSASNSASSLVGFDEASYGVITPVSAAYKEVWQVNLKSKGLGQSRNLTGVYRLCLSSRTISFVKLNSEVASVILQLMNIRRCGHSDSFFFIEVGRSAATGPGELWMQADDSVVAQNIHETILEAMKAMKELSEFRPRSKSQSSGTNPISVPTRRHLNNLPPSQTGLPRRSRTDSMVATSPVSKFSSCRIRTASEGDGTMARPMSVTGSPLSPGVHRTLLSRSHTITARPCRTFESSSLQHSKSMSMPLSRSPPMATTSPGNLSSCPDSSAPRPSSCSASFSGSPSDAGFISCEEFGSSPADARDLRLPLTLRSNTPESLKADTPPSRDGSELDGYMLMERQKQNGYRRLPELDKAYRKRTYSLTTPRQHRGPPQVSSASLDEYTLMRATYTSGSQSFRRCHTASPKGIYPEDYRDVQIGTNVLQGDSGYMPMMPGVAHQTSGSKDDPYMPMSPMCVSAPKQIINPRSHSSSVGLAPRTDSPGSVSLEDSGYMRMWCGTKMSVESTDGKLTNGEYLNMSPVDPLASLTPPEYILSPVGDPHPLQHHRQPYSYSSLPRSLKGQLQRNGSTDTDQYVVMSLQKQSIEEESNYCPLSPGDSVASSSPGTPVTPSSAPSPLRVARIDGGLVHRNRACRPTRLALESLRTLPCMSEHPLPSEPRSPGEYINIDFSSATHNVQASTVSESSESSANVTCAEKGSLPLSDYANVDVSSSGHLDSLQVGGSPPAGCLNHTPEVLTCPSLVNTQSNTQRGEEEEVDKSIEGRAEERGMVEEYPLQQQVSLVCPPALVKDDYTEMTFSPPAPLPSLCTTDAAPLPTSPTACVQRLSLESSIVDAVPPVPLDSFLLGAPSLSVTLLDPHRGAKVIRADPQGRRRHSSETFSSTTTVTPVCPSFAHDTKRHSSASVENVSHTVCSSEGPDEDYGSNSPMCREMSAGYQNGLNYIALNLMEGNLGGCRLGDCDGLLRFKTACGCKGGMNGFNTSPYVSLGFKETAAAVKE